A genomic stretch from Chaetodon auriga isolate fChaAug3 chromosome 17, fChaAug3.hap1, whole genome shotgun sequence includes:
- the zcchc17 gene encoding zinc finger CCHC domain-containing protein 17 — MSDSDDPAKEPAGLDGLPPMYSIAKGEVVSVQVYGAFVRLPGYKKEGLVHVSEMSASRVENASEIVDVGEQVWIKVIGREIQGDKVKLSFSMKAVNQGTGRDLDPNNVMAEQDSRRRSKFRDHTGNRITLEAVLNTTCSKCGCKGHFTKDCFSAPGLQYALLPEDGDEEPQQQQTSAVAPQRNSDKKKKKKKEKKMKKKRKRERKESESDSSSSSSECKSKRRRRDHSSDREDKKKKKHKKHKSHKHS, encoded by the exons ATGTCCGACAGTGATGACCCAGCAAAAGAGCCCGCTGGCCTGGATGGTCTGCCACCAATGTACAGCATTGCTAAGGGAGAGGTGGTCTCTGTGCAGGTCTATGGAGCCTTTGTCAGACTGCCAGGATACAAGAAGGAAG GCCTGGTACATGTGAGTGAGATGTCAGCCTCACGGGTTGAGAATGCCTCAGAGATTGTTGATGTGGGGGAGCAGGTGTGGATTAAAGTCATTGGGAGAGag ATCCAGGGTGACAAGGTGAAGTTGTCCTTCTCAATGAAAGCTGTCAATCAGGGAACAGGGCGGGACTTGGACCCAAACAATGTCATGGCAGA GCAGGATTCAAGGCGACGTAGCAAGTTCAGAGATCACACAGGCAACAGGATCACACTGGAGGCTGTACTCAACACAACATGCTCAAAGTGCGGCTGCAAGG GTCACTTTACAAAGGACTGTTTCTCAGCACCGGGTTTGCAGTACGCTCTCTTGCCTGAAGATGGTGATGAAGAGCCGCAACAGCAGCAGACCTCCGCGGTTGCACCACAGCGAAACtcagacaaaaagaagaagaaaaagaag gagaagaaaatgaagaagaagaggaagagggaaaggaAGGAGTCAGAgagcgacagcagcagcagcagtagtgaaTGCAAATCCAAGAGGAGGCGCCGTGACCATTCttctgacagagaggacaaaaagaagaaaaagcacaagaaacataaatcacacaaacacagctga